The proteins below are encoded in one region of Qipengyuania pelagi:
- a CDS encoding cbb3-type cytochrome c oxidase subunit I: MRSETGFDYSLYERFPTEKRPDSEVEELNRIWRAPKGWARLTAVNNNYVGFWYVVTAFGFFLAAGILALGMRVQLAAPMQDFLGVDTYNQFFTMHGTVMMFLFAVPMVEAIGIMLLPQMLAARDLPFPRLSAFAFWAYFVGGTMFFLSLFVGLAPDGGWFMYPPLTSIAFSPGINTDFWLLGIGFIEISAIAGAIEIIVGVLRTRAPGMTLDKMPMFAWAMLVFAVMIVVAFPSVILCTMLLEIERAFNWPFFDALRGGDPMLWQHLFWFFGHPEVYIIFIPAAGLMSMMVTAVAKVPLVGYRLNVLALVATGFISFGVWAHHMFTTDMPRVSAGYFSAASMAVSLPAGIQVFCWIATLASGKIKWATPALFVVGSVVIFTMGGLTGVMVGMVPFDWQAHDTYFIVAHLHYVLMGGMVFPMFAAFYHWHGMTSSRALSERVGKWVFGLMFAGLHITFFPMHLTGLMGMPRRVYTYLPGRDLDLLNLVSTIGAFVMAAGILLFLFDLARRFRFTVHDDAGNIYGGGTLEWLPTGLYSTRSIPLVTTREPLWDRPQISKEVEEGRYFLPNSATGQRETLITSTVMAEPQYVQLMPGPSPWPLSAAVFTALFFLSLTVQGYAFAVFCGIVAVLSTLRWLWETDRPIKQESADIGGGIEVPIAITGPKSHGWWALNTLMVVIGMIGFMAVFAYLYLYGINPEVWSAPPPLGETAIIVGIEAAALLAAWGGRRFLASKEGRLAEDLPWMLEALAATLLVGALYLDVTGWLATGLEPTANGMGATVFMLSVLQGQVVVVAVIMATYLAFREARGIMTTPTNVTMDIVARFIMFCALQGMVFTFLPRVFPGV, translated from the coding sequence ATGAGATCCGAGACGGGTTTCGATTATTCGCTCTATGAGCGCTTCCCCACCGAGAAGCGTCCCGATAGCGAAGTCGAAGAATTGAACCGCATCTGGCGCGCGCCCAAGGGGTGGGCACGTCTTACCGCGGTCAATAACAACTACGTCGGCTTCTGGTACGTCGTCACTGCTTTCGGCTTCTTCTTAGCAGCAGGAATTCTGGCGCTGGGCATGCGTGTGCAACTCGCCGCTCCGATGCAGGATTTCCTCGGCGTCGATACCTACAACCAGTTCTTCACCATGCACGGAACGGTGATGATGTTCCTGTTTGCCGTGCCAATGGTGGAGGCGATCGGGATCATGCTTTTACCGCAGATGCTGGCGGCACGCGATCTACCGTTTCCCAGGCTGTCAGCATTCGCCTTCTGGGCCTATTTCGTAGGCGGAACGATGTTTTTTCTCTCGCTGTTCGTGGGGCTGGCGCCCGACGGCGGCTGGTTCATGTATCCCCCGCTGACGAGCATCGCCTTCAGTCCCGGTATCAATACAGACTTCTGGTTGCTCGGCATCGGCTTCATCGAGATCTCGGCCATTGCCGGAGCGATCGAGATCATCGTGGGTGTGCTGCGCACCCGCGCGCCGGGAATGACCCTCGACAAGATGCCGATGTTTGCGTGGGCCATGCTGGTGTTCGCGGTAATGATCGTGGTCGCTTTCCCGAGTGTGATCCTGTGCACGATGCTGCTGGAGATCGAACGAGCTTTCAATTGGCCTTTCTTCGATGCGCTACGCGGCGGCGATCCCATGCTGTGGCAACACCTCTTCTGGTTTTTCGGCCATCCAGAAGTCTACATTATCTTCATCCCAGCCGCAGGTCTCATGAGCATGATGGTGACCGCAGTCGCAAAGGTGCCGCTCGTCGGATACCGTCTCAACGTACTGGCACTGGTGGCTACCGGCTTCATCAGCTTCGGCGTCTGGGCGCATCACATGTTCACGACCGATATGCCGCGCGTCTCCGCTGGCTATTTTTCTGCCGCGAGCATGGCCGTCAGCCTACCCGCCGGCATTCAGGTATTTTGCTGGATCGCCACGTTAGCCAGCGGCAAAATCAAATGGGCCACGCCCGCGCTTTTCGTGGTCGGAAGCGTGGTGATTTTCACGATGGGTGGGTTGACCGGCGTGATGGTGGGTATGGTGCCCTTCGACTGGCAAGCGCACGACACCTATTTCATCGTCGCCCACCTCCACTACGTGCTCATGGGCGGCATGGTTTTCCCGATGTTTGCCGCATTCTACCACTGGCACGGCATGACCAGCAGCAGGGCTTTGTCCGAACGGGTGGGCAAATGGGTCTTCGGGCTGATGTTCGCTGGTTTGCACATCACTTTCTTCCCGATGCACCTGACCGGCCTCATGGGCATGCCACGCAGAGTCTATACCTATTTGCCCGGACGTGATCTCGATCTGCTCAATCTGGTGTCCACCATCGGCGCTTTCGTGATGGCCGCTGGGATACTCCTTTTTCTGTTCGATCTCGCGCGCCGCTTTCGTTTCACGGTTCATGACGATGCAGGCAATATCTACGGCGGCGGTACGCTCGAATGGCTTCCAACCGGTTTGTACTCCACTCGCTCGATTCCGCTGGTTACGACTCGCGAGCCTTTATGGGATCGCCCCCAAATCTCGAAGGAAGTCGAGGAAGGGCGCTATTTCCTCCCGAACTCTGCCACTGGTCAGCGCGAGACGTTGATCACCTCGACCGTGATGGCTGAACCACAGTACGTTCAACTCATGCCCGGCCCGTCGCCATGGCCATTGTCAGCAGCTGTGTTCACCGCTCTCTTTTTCCTCTCGCTGACGGTGCAGGGCTACGCCTTTGCAGTGTTTTGCGGGATTGTAGCAGTGCTAAGTACGCTTCGATGGCTTTGGGAAACTGACCGTCCCATCAAACAGGAAAGCGCCGACATCGGCGGCGGTATCGAAGTTCCGATCGCAATCACCGGGCCGAAAAGCCACGGCTGGTGGGCGTTGAACACTTTGATGGTCGTAATCGGCATGATCGGCTTCATGGCCGTGTTCGCCTACCTCTACCTCTATGGCATCAATCCCGAAGTCTGGAGTGCGCCTCCGCCGCTCGGCGAAACTGCAATCATTGTCGGGATAGAAGCGGCGGCGCTTCTTGCGGCCTGGGGCGGGCGTCGGTTTCTCGCATCGAAAGAAGGGCGGCTTGCCGAAGACCTGCCCTGGATGCTGGAGGCACTTGCTGCGACCCTGCTGGTCGGAGCCTTATACCTCGATGTGACTGGATGGCTCGCGACGGGTCTTGAACCCACCGCGAATGGGATGGGTGCGACTGTCTTCATGCTTTCGGTGCTTCAGGGACAGGTGGTCGTAGTTGCTGTCATCATGGCCACCTATCTGGCTTTTCGCGAGGCGCGGGGAATCATGACCACTCCGACAAACGTCACCATGGACATCGTCGCACGTTTCATAATGTTCTGCGCGCTGCAGGGCATGGTCTTTACTTTCCTGCCGAGGGTGTTCCCCGGTGTCTGA
- a CDS encoding cytochrome c oxidase subunit II: MIDALWGWPPPVLDPAGPYSGKVTTLAWSLFGLGAFVTLVVVLALWVAIKGPDKWKAKLGGERAIWLGGVAFPGVVLTALLVWGLTLTASLTEPIHGDEMRIRVTGEMWWFRVQYLDPSGAVVMEDANEIHIPVGRPVVLELESADVIHSFWVPHLSGKKDMIPGRRTLLRIEADRPGEFGGVCAEYCGRQHALMGFVAVAHEDDDFREWYAERNERLVSAGRGIATPEEPLSASMTVASEQSADSRPDAGADANSDQLSGQQLFMQSGCGACHRVAGTEANGLAGPDLTHIGSRRTLGAGILPNNRGTLIGWIGDSQSLKPGNRMPSYDMLNADELEAIAIWLEQQR; encoded by the coding sequence ATGATTGACGCACTCTGGGGTTGGCCACCTCCGGTACTCGACCCGGCAGGTCCGTATTCAGGCAAAGTTACAACCCTGGCCTGGTCGCTTTTCGGTTTGGGCGCTTTCGTCACATTGGTCGTGGTGCTTGCTCTTTGGGTCGCCATCAAGGGACCAGACAAGTGGAAGGCGAAGCTAGGAGGCGAACGCGCGATCTGGCTCGGCGGGGTGGCCTTTCCGGGCGTCGTATTGACCGCGCTACTGGTGTGGGGACTCACACTTACGGCCAGCCTGACAGAGCCGATCCACGGGGACGAGATGCGTATTCGCGTTACCGGTGAAATGTGGTGGTTCCGTGTGCAATATCTGGACCCATCGGGCGCGGTTGTGATGGAAGATGCGAATGAGATTCACATTCCCGTCGGACGTCCGGTGGTGCTCGAACTGGAATCCGCCGATGTGATTCACAGCTTTTGGGTGCCGCATCTCTCGGGAAAGAAGGACATGATCCCCGGGCGACGCACACTGCTGCGGATCGAAGCAGATCGCCCAGGAGAATTCGGCGGGGTGTGCGCAGAGTATTGCGGGCGGCAACATGCGCTGATGGGCTTCGTTGCTGTAGCGCATGAGGACGACGATTTTCGAGAATGGTATGCCGAGCGGAATGAGCGCCTCGTTTCAGCGGGGCGCGGCATAGCCACGCCAGAAGAACCACTATCCGCCTCAATGACGGTCGCTTCCGAGCAGTCAGCGGATTCGCGTCCGGATGCAGGCGCTGACGCAAATTCTGATCAGCTGTCCGGGCAGCAACTATTCATGCAGTCTGGGTGTGGTGCGTGCCATCGTGTTGCCGGAACAGAGGCGAACGGTCTCGCTGGACCGGATCTCACCCATATCGGATCGCGCCGGACATTGGGTGCGGGTATCTTGCCCAACAATCGCGGTACGCTCATCGGCTGGATCGGCGACAGCCAATCGCTCAAGCCGGGAAATCGTATGCCGAGCTATGACATGCTCAATGCCGACGAGCTCGAAGCTATCGCCATCTGGCTCGAGCAGCAGAGATGA